One genomic region from Mytilus trossulus isolate FHL-02 chromosome 9, PNRI_Mtr1.1.1.hap1, whole genome shotgun sequence encodes:
- the LOC134685687 gene encoding acanthoscurrin-2-like: MFKELAVLCLSLAVVYAGGYGGYRKGKGGYGGGGWGGGGFGGGGFGGGFGGGKGGYGGGYGGKGGYGGGLGGFGGFGGGGYGGGYGGYGGGLGGGFGGGKGGYGGGYGGKGGYGGGYGGGLGGGFGGGFGGFGGGKGGYGGGYGGLGGFGGGLGGYGGGYGGKGGYGGGYGGGYGGGYGGGLGGGFGGGFGGFGGGKGGYGKY; this comes from the coding sequence ATGTTCAAGGAATTAGCTGTCCTCTGTCTTTCTCTGGCCGTAGTCTACGCTGGTGGATACGGTGGATACCGTAAAGGAAAAGGTGGATATGGCGGTGGAGGCTGGGGTGGTGGCGGATTCGGCGGCGGTGGATTCGGCGGCGGATTCGGAGGTGGAAAAGGAGGATACGGTGGAGGTTATGGCGGAAAAGGTGGATACGGAGGTGGTTTAGGAGGATTCGGAGGTTTCGGTGGTGGTGGATACGGAGGCGGATATGGTGGATACGGAGGTGGATTAGGAGGTGGATTCGGAGGTGGTAAAGGAGGATACGGTGGTGGTTATGGAGGTAAAGGTGGATACGGAGGAGGATACGGAGGTGGACTCGGAGGCGGATTCGGAGGTGGATTCGGAGGATTCGGTGGTGGCAAAGGAGGATACGGAGGCGGATATGGTGGATTAGGAGGATTCGGTGGAGGTTTAGGAGGATACGGAGGTGGATATGGTGGAAAGGGTGGATACGGTGGTGGATACGGAGGTGGATACGGAGGTGGATATGGTGGAGGTTTAGGAGGTGGATTCGGTGGTGGATTCGGAGGATTCGGTGGTGGCAAAGGAGGATACGGCAAATATTAA